A region from the Citrobacter telavivensis genome encodes:
- a CDS encoding oxidoreductase: MMMILGMFPFALQTTPYQTSNQSNTWRHVKNDRVGKSPRYQYIGPDEEPITLSGTLYPEISGGDVSLTTLETMAYTGRAWPLIEGTGKIYGMYVIDGLTQNRTEFFQDGKARKIDFTLSLKKVSEDIREKLAEITNDDVLSMVKAGVNF; this comes from the coding sequence ATGATGATGATATTGGGCATGTTTCCGTTTGCGCTGCAAACGACGCCCTACCAGACGTCGAACCAGTCGAATACATGGCGACACGTCAAAAACGATCGCGTGGGGAAATCCCCGCGCTATCAGTACATAGGCCCGGATGAAGAGCCGATCACCCTCTCCGGTACACTGTACCCGGAAATCAGCGGCGGCGATGTGTCACTCACCACGCTGGAGACAATGGCATATACCGGCAGAGCCTGGCCCCTGATTGAAGGCACCGGCAAGATTTACGGGATGTACGTGATCGACGGGTTAACCCAAAATCGCACTGAGTTCTTTCAGGACGGGAAAGCGCGGAAGATTGATTTTACCCTCAGCCTGAAAAAGGTCAGCGAAGATATCAGGGAGAAGCTGGCGGAAATCACCAATGATGATGTGCTGTCTATGGTGAAAGCAGGAGTGAATTTCTAA
- a CDS encoding phage tail tape measure protein produces the protein MADRKLNIQVAFSALNNMSRPVSAARQSAAALASEIKQTQSSIKGLERQASSFDRLTAANKKTTDQLAQAKTQAREMAAAFGPLRQRSAEQVTALNQQRAAIRNLTAQQKTEQAQLNQLRASFYSEGIAISSTSRATEQISQRTAQYNRQLTEQQRRLESVTQAQARYARAKETGEKLQSSGMKTAATGAAVLAPVAAAIKSYSSLEDAMKGVSKQVNGLRDDDGNRTAQFAEMQNAIKDAAENLPMPNGAVDYAALVEGGARMGVANSDDPWQKQKKDLLDFANTAAMASKAFELPADQLSESLGKIAGLYKIPIQDIGNLGDVINYLDDNAKSKGSDIIDVLQRVGGAADQLGYQNAAALGSTFLSLGEQSETAGTAVKAMVRELGNAMVQPDRFMEGLDALGLSAEKVQKNMAKDAMGTIMAVMEATKKLEPDKQMNVLTQLFGDEYAMAVSKVANNLPELRRQLELTHGTASKGSMKRESDIDKDSLSSQWQITKAEFGNNFSALGETMRGPMMAIMKSVGGVLQSIRSWIEANPALVAAIMKTVAAIGAILTVLGSLMLALGAILGPMALVRLSFTTLAGEGGIAKLLTSITRLGGAFQWLAGSPMQALLTAGRAVFGPLITLLAGISAPVWGLIALFAGVAIAIIQFWQPIKAFFSGFFTGLMQGLQPIFSIVSAVFSPLVPIFDAIISALSSVWDWFTKLFEPIQFSTEALKSCTSAGESFGKIVGDAISLVLWPVEQLWKGLDLVLEKLGLIPDQAERAKKAVEQVNTQKKLTGLADTLAGDLKAVTAQSKKEEEKKEQKRKTEQSQQQQALANNLKGPANLAPKISGSLDKIASNTAEKKDGPGEIVFKNKQPYIPIRGGYAEPVQQVQRQVPSLTAWMQQQAGALVSSVLPYSVQQPAARSPVSAVPSAASVAALMPGGDVFNFEININDAGQMDEQKLVRRIREEFTVAQQQAARRKRSQLTDHE, from the coding sequence ATGGCAGACCGCAAATTAAATATTCAGGTTGCTTTCAGCGCCCTGAATAATATGTCCCGCCCTGTCAGTGCGGCGCGCCAGAGTGCCGCCGCGCTGGCCTCTGAAATCAAGCAGACGCAAAGCAGCATCAAAGGGCTTGAGCGTCAGGCTTCCAGCTTTGACCGGCTGACCGCAGCCAATAAGAAGACCACCGATCAACTGGCTCAGGCAAAGACGCAGGCACGTGAAATGGCGGCGGCATTCGGCCCGCTACGCCAGCGCAGCGCTGAGCAAGTTACCGCCCTCAATCAGCAGCGGGCAGCGATCCGCAACCTGACAGCCCAGCAGAAAACGGAACAGGCCCAGCTCAACCAGTTGCGCGCCAGCTTCTACAGCGAAGGGATTGCGATCAGCAGTACCAGCCGGGCAACGGAACAAATCAGCCAGCGCACCGCGCAGTACAATCGCCAACTTACTGAGCAGCAGCGTCGGCTTGAGTCTGTCACTCAGGCGCAGGCCCGCTATGCCCGCGCCAAGGAAACCGGCGAGAAGCTGCAAAGTTCAGGCATGAAGACCGCAGCGACCGGCGCGGCGGTACTTGCCCCCGTAGCAGCCGCCATCAAGAGTTACAGCAGCCTGGAAGATGCCATGAAGGGCGTATCCAAACAGGTGAATGGCCTGCGCGATGATGACGGCAACCGCACCGCTCAGTTTGCTGAGATGCAAAACGCTATCAAAGACGCCGCCGAAAATTTGCCAATGCCCAACGGGGCCGTTGACTATGCCGCACTGGTAGAGGGTGGCGCGCGTATGGGCGTGGCTAACAGCGATGATCCATGGCAGAAGCAGAAGAAGGATCTACTGGATTTTGCCAACACCGCCGCCATGGCCTCAAAGGCGTTTGAGCTGCCTGCCGATCAGCTGTCGGAAAGCCTGGGTAAAATCGCCGGTCTGTATAAAATCCCCATTCAGGATATTGGCAATCTGGGCGACGTCATCAACTATCTGGACGATAACGCCAAATCCAAAGGCTCTGACATTATCGACGTGTTGCAGCGTGTGGGTGGTGCAGCCGACCAGCTCGGCTATCAGAATGCGGCGGCACTTGGCTCCACGTTCCTGAGCCTTGGTGAGCAGTCAGAAACAGCGGGCACCGCTGTTAAAGCGATGGTGCGCGAGCTGGGTAACGCAATGGTGCAACCAGATCGCTTTATGGAAGGTCTGGACGCGCTGGGGCTGAGCGCCGAGAAGGTGCAGAAGAACATGGCAAAAGACGCGATGGGCACCATTATGGCGGTAATGGAAGCCACCAAAAAGCTGGAACCAGATAAGCAAATGAACGTGCTTACTCAGCTCTTTGGTGATGAATATGCAATGGCGGTTTCCAAAGTCGCCAATAACCTGCCTGAGCTGCGCAGGCAACTCGAATTAACCCACGGTACCGCGTCGAAAGGCTCCATGAAGCGGGAATCCGATATCGATAAAGATTCCCTCTCATCACAGTGGCAGATAACCAAAGCTGAGTTTGGCAACAATTTCAGCGCGCTGGGCGAAACCATGCGCGGGCCAATGATGGCGATTATGAAATCAGTCGGCGGCGTCCTGCAATCAATCCGGAGCTGGATTGAAGCCAACCCGGCACTGGTTGCCGCCATCATGAAGACCGTCGCCGCGATTGGTGCCATTCTCACGGTGCTGGGGTCGCTTATGCTGGCGCTGGGCGCAATACTCGGCCCGATGGCGCTTGTACGCCTGAGTTTTACCACGCTGGCAGGCGAAGGCGGGATCGCCAAACTGCTGACCAGCATCACCCGGCTGGGCGGCGCGTTTCAGTGGCTGGCGGGTTCACCTATGCAGGCGCTGCTTACTGCCGGTCGTGCGGTCTTTGGCCCCCTGATCACGCTGCTGGCGGGTATCTCTGCCCCTGTCTGGGGTCTGATTGCCCTGTTTGCTGGCGTCGCTATTGCGATCATCCAGTTCTGGCAACCTATCAAGGCGTTTTTCAGCGGGTTCTTTACCGGCCTGATGCAGGGGCTACAGCCGATCTTTTCTATCGTCTCTGCCGTATTCTCGCCGCTGGTACCCATATTTGACGCCATCATCTCAGCGCTCAGTTCGGTATGGGACTGGTTTACAAAGCTGTTTGAACCGATCCAGTTCTCCACTGAGGCGCTGAAATCCTGCACCAGTGCCGGGGAGTCCTTCGGCAAGATTGTGGGTGATGCCATTTCACTGGTTCTATGGCCCGTTGAACAGCTCTGGAAAGGTCTGGATCTGGTGCTGGAAAAGCTGGGCCTAATCCCCGATCAGGCAGAGCGGGCCAAAAAAGCCGTTGAGCAGGTGAACACGCAGAAGAAACTTACCGGGCTGGCGGATACGCTCGCCGGGGATCTGAAAGCCGTCACCGCGCAATCGAAGAAGGAGGAAGAGAAGAAGGAGCAGAAGCGGAAAACGGAACAGAGCCAGCAGCAACAGGCGCTTGCCAATAACCTGAAAGGCCCGGCGAACCTCGCACCGAAGATCAGCGGTAGCCTGGATAAAATTGCCAGCAACACGGCAGAGAAGAAAGACGGCCCCGGTGAAATCGTCTTCAAAAATAAACAGCCGTACATTCCTATCCGTGGAGGGTATGCCGAACCGGTGCAGCAGGTTCAGCGGCAGGTGCCATCACTCACCGCATGGATGCAGCAGCAGGCTGGTGCGCTCGTTTCTTCGGTGCTGCCGTACAGCGTTCAGCAACCTGCCGCCCGTTCGCCAGTGTCGGCGGTTCCGTCTGCGGCTTCCGTCGCGGCGCTGATGCCTGGCGGCGACGTGTTTAACTTTGAGATCAATATCAACGACGCGGGCCAGATGGATGAACAAAAACTTGTCCGGCGCATCCGCGAAGAGTTCACCGTTGCCCAGCAGCAGGCCGCGCGGCGCAAACGCTCGCAACTGACCGACCATGAATAA
- a CDS encoding GpE family phage tail protein, with protein MADIAVIFHWRPAEMDAMTVEELLLWRDQAAARSGGDQ; from the coding sequence ATGGCGGATATCGCCGTCATTTTCCACTGGCGACCAGCGGAGATGGACGCCATGACGGTAGAGGAACTTCTGTTATGGCGTGATCAAGCCGCTGCGCGCAGTGGCGGAGATCAATAA
- a CDS encoding phage tail assembly protein, with protein MTKVTGKEVVTLNAPIVRGKTAISEITITPVLKQAGSLRGLKVYDVLTSNYDALVVLLPRVTAPALTADEIARMDTWDFCQLANAVVDFLQPPSDQSGTDTGSASSDAPANA; from the coding sequence ATGACCAAAGTAACCGGTAAAGAAGTTGTAACGCTCAATGCGCCTATCGTTCGCGGCAAGACGGCAATCAGTGAAATCACGATCACGCCAGTCTTAAAGCAGGCCGGATCGCTGCGTGGCTTAAAAGTCTATGACGTTCTGACGTCGAATTATGATGCGCTAGTTGTTCTGCTGCCCCGCGTTACCGCCCCGGCGCTGACCGCTGACGAAATCGCCCGCATGGATACGTGGGACTTCTGCCAGCTCGCCAATGCGGTGGTTGATTTTTTGCAGCCACCTTCGGATCAGAGCGGGACGGATACGGGCAGCGCGTCATCCGATGCCCCTGCGAACGCATAG
- a CDS encoding phage major tail tube protein, protein MALPKKLKYFNMFFDGDNYFGMVPEITPAKLTRKTEDYQAGGMPGSVAVDLGFDAGALDMDITLGGMDAGLLKKWGIATADGMQTRYAGSYQDDSTGEAVPVEIQTRGRFTEMDPGTSKTGDDTSHKYTLKNTYYKLTINGEEIIEVDVLNMIYKVGGVDMMEKHRANIGL, encoded by the coding sequence ATGGCTCTGCCTAAAAAACTTAAATACTTCAACATGTTCTTTGATGGGGATAACTATTTCGGCATGGTGCCGGAAATCACCCCGGCGAAGTTAACCCGCAAGACCGAGGATTATCAGGCCGGTGGTATGCCTGGTTCTGTCGCGGTTGATCTCGGCTTTGATGCCGGGGCGCTGGATATGGATATCACCCTTGGCGGCATGGATGCGGGGCTGCTGAAAAAATGGGGCATCGCCACCGCCGATGGTATGCAAACGCGCTATGCCGGGTCTTACCAGGATGATTCAACCGGCGAAGCGGTACCCGTAGAAATCCAGACGCGCGGACGCTTCACGGAGATGGATCCGGGTACGTCCAAAACCGGGGATGACACTTCTCATAAGTACACCCTGAAAAATACCTATTACAAGCTGACCATCAACGGCGAAGAAATCATTGAAGTTGATGTGCTCAATATGATCTACAAAGTTGGCGGCGTTGACATGATGGAAAAACACCGCGCTAACATTGGCTTATAA
- a CDS encoding phage tail protein, whose product MATNYHHGVTVTETTDLSTMITDIDSAVIGVVCIADDADEEAFPLDTPVLITRVANMLGKAGKTGTLFTTLKAISDQTSPQTIVIRVADASKIVPPEGGTAPTQDQLVIGGTDPETGLFTGMYALLSAEMRVGVRPRVLAVPGLDTQPVAAQLGVMAEKLRAFAYVSANGCNTIAEAKEYREQFAQREMMVIWPNFICYDTNAGANATVPVGAHAVGMRAKIDATQGWHKTISNVPVNNVLGMDRDIYFTLQGTDTDADELNAAGVTTLIKQDGYRIWGSRTCDEETYIFESYTRTAQIVADTVAEAHFSYVDKPLTPSLVKDIVDGINRKLTSYVTAGKLLGARCWYDPEPNTSETLRNGQLTIKYNYTPVPPLENLSLVQEFTDEYFATFSSAVNN is encoded by the coding sequence ATGGCCACAAATTACCATCACGGTGTAACCGTCACGGAAACCACCGATCTGAGCACGATGATCACCGATATTGATTCGGCGGTTATCGGCGTCGTTTGTATCGCTGACGATGCAGACGAAGAAGCGTTCCCGCTGGATACCCCTGTACTTATTACCCGCGTGGCTAACATGCTGGGCAAGGCAGGCAAAACCGGCACCCTGTTCACCACCCTGAAAGCTATTTCAGACCAGACCAGCCCGCAGACCATTGTGATCCGCGTGGCTGATGCGTCCAAAATCGTACCCCCTGAAGGTGGTACGGCTCCGACTCAGGATCAGCTGGTCATTGGCGGTACTGACCCAGAAACGGGGCTTTTCACCGGCATGTATGCACTGCTATCTGCGGAGATGCGTGTTGGCGTCCGTCCGCGTGTGCTTGCCGTTCCCGGCCTTGATACTCAGCCAGTGGCGGCGCAGCTCGGTGTAATGGCTGAGAAGCTGCGCGCCTTTGCTTATGTGTCTGCAAATGGCTGCAACACCATTGCAGAGGCGAAGGAATACCGGGAGCAGTTTGCCCAGCGTGAAATGATGGTGATCTGGCCTAACTTCATTTGCTACGACACCAACGCGGGAGCAAACGCCACCGTGCCGGTGGGTGCTCATGCGGTAGGAATGCGCGCCAAAATCGACGCAACGCAGGGTTGGCACAAAACCATTTCCAACGTGCCGGTGAATAACGTGCTGGGGATGGATCGCGATATCTATTTCACCTTACAGGGAACCGACACCGACGCGGACGAGCTAAACGCGGCAGGCGTCACCACCCTGATCAAACAGGATGGCTATCGCATCTGGGGATCGCGAACCTGCGACGAAGAAACCTACATTTTTGAGAGCTACACCCGTACCGCTCAGATTGTGGCGGATACCGTGGCAGAAGCGCATTTCTCCTATGTTGATAAGCCGCTCACCCCGTCGCTGGTGAAAGATATCGTTGACGGTATCAACCGCAAGCTGACGTCCTATGTGACGGCGGGCAAGCTGCTGGGCGCGCGCTGCTGGTATGACCCTGAACCGAATACCAGCGAAACGCTGCGCAACGGGCAGCTCACCATCAAATACAACTACACGCCTGTCCCGCCGCTGGAAAATCTCAGCCTGGTGCAGGAGTTCACTGATGAATACTTCGCTACGTTTTCCAGCGCAGTGAATAACTAA
- a CDS encoding phage late control D family protein, with the protein MLDDEARYSPRPAFSIQIEGKQLTALDDRLISLSLTDNRGFEADTLDLTLDDSDGQIVMPSRGAKISVLLGWDNDPLVFKGLYTVDEVAHRGPPDQLTISARSADFRDTFNVKREYSWHDITVGDVVASIASRYDLRAGVSEELAKIEIDHADQTSESDISFLTRMADMLGAVATVKNGMLLFITPGQGVTQSGKPLPAISIVRASGDKHSFSIADRDAYTGVTAYWLDLNFGKKPATTVQTNTRRRRRTTQPKKPKEPVSSSKEGDYMAGAEGNVFVIRKTFKTEKAAKRAAAAKWSQLQRGAASFSITLARGRADLYPEQPASVSGFKSTIDNGYWTITRCVHDIGSGGFTTSLELEVKIDEWTAEAGDESTG; encoded by the coding sequence ATGTTGGATGATGAAGCGCGTTATTCGCCCCGCCCGGCGTTCAGTATTCAGATTGAGGGCAAGCAGCTCACCGCGCTGGATGACCGTTTGATCTCGTTGTCGCTGACGGACAATCGGGGATTTGAAGCGGATACGCTTGATCTCACGCTGGACGATTCAGACGGGCAGATCGTGATGCCATCGCGCGGCGCTAAGATTTCCGTTTTGCTGGGCTGGGATAATGACCCGCTGGTATTTAAAGGGCTGTACACCGTTGATGAGGTTGCGCACCGTGGCCCGCCTGACCAGCTCACCATCAGCGCCCGCAGCGCAGACTTTCGCGACACGTTCAACGTGAAGCGTGAATACTCCTGGCACGATATTACCGTTGGTGATGTGGTTGCCAGTATCGCCAGCCGGTACGACCTGCGCGCCGGGGTAAGCGAGGAGCTGGCGAAGATTGAGATCGATCACGCTGACCAAACCAGTGAATCAGATATCAGTTTTCTCACCAGAATGGCGGATATGCTGGGTGCTGTTGCTACCGTTAAAAACGGCATGTTGCTGTTCATCACGCCGGGGCAGGGCGTAACCCAGAGCGGTAAACCTTTACCGGCGATCAGCATCGTGCGGGCCAGCGGCGACAAGCATAGTTTTAGCATTGCCGATCGTGACGCTTATACCGGCGTTACCGCTTACTGGCTGGATCTGAATTTCGGTAAGAAACCCGCCACCACGGTACAGACAAACACCCGCAGACGTCGAAGGACAACCCAGCCGAAGAAGCCAAAAGAACCAGTCTCAAGCAGCAAGGAAGGGGATTACATGGCAGGCGCGGAAGGTAACGTATTCGTGATCCGCAAGACGTTTAAAACGGAGAAGGCAGCGAAGCGGGCAGCAGCGGCGAAGTGGAGCCAGTTACAGCGTGGCGCGGCGTCATTCTCCATCACGCTGGCGCGGGGCCGGGCGGATTTGTACCCGGAACAACCGGCAAGCGTATCGGGCTTTAAGTCCACGATTGATAATGGTTACTGGACGATTACCCGATGTGTGCATGATATCGGCAGCGGCGGCTTTACCACCTCGCTGGAGCTGGAAGTTAAGATTGATGAGTGGACGGCTGAGGCGGGTGACGAATCAACGGGTTAA
- a CDS encoding acyltransferase family protein: MSKNIIENNKMSYLIEYATYISLLVLTIFITSKLLGITPAKHKFAALDGLRGICAALVAIFHLYWRAGGEFDNYWSLDYITASNIKRIIFLTGELSVGIFFILSAFLFFRKALAPTFNVKEFFISRCLRIYPPVIVTLLLIYLITLIMNPLHHTPITSWLVPSLPFIFDAPGANINGISLQIATSGVFWTLVWELRLYIAIPFLYLIMKKIEYKKIFIIFLMVLVLSYKYFINQEQFLSYLMYFLTGFLIATIKSNKRPSDVVCLLLLFVALFFTKHAYNTTTPLYMFIIFYTIKSGCDYFGLLTSLPVTMLGTCSFSLYLVHGITQTVSKHYLYSAGNYLWQACAIIASGIIAPVMYKYVESRFIAHKPQQRELAS; this comes from the coding sequence ATGTCGAAAAATATTATTGAAAACAATAAAATGTCTTATTTAATTGAGTACGCTACTTACATCAGCTTATTAGTATTAACCATCTTCATCACATCCAAGTTGCTTGGAATTACACCAGCAAAACATAAATTTGCCGCTCTCGACGGATTACGAGGAATCTGTGCAGCACTCGTTGCAATATTTCATTTATACTGGAGGGCGGGAGGAGAATTCGACAATTACTGGTCCCTTGATTATATTACGGCAAGCAATATTAAGCGAATTATTTTTCTCACAGGTGAACTTTCAGTCGGTATCTTTTTTATACTTTCGGCCTTTCTTTTTTTTCGCAAAGCATTAGCCCCAACATTTAATGTTAAAGAATTTTTCATTTCCCGTTGTTTAAGAATTTACCCTCCAGTTATTGTGACGTTATTATTGATTTATTTAATAACGTTAATAATGAACCCATTACACCATACGCCAATAACGAGTTGGTTAGTCCCGTCGCTGCCATTTATCTTTGATGCACCCGGAGCTAACATCAACGGCATATCGTTGCAGATAGCGACTTCAGGCGTCTTCTGGACATTAGTCTGGGAGCTACGCCTCTACATTGCTATTCCTTTTTTATATCTAATAATGAAAAAGATAGAATACAAAAAAATATTTATTATTTTTTTAATGGTTCTTGTCCTGAGTTATAAATACTTCATCAACCAGGAACAATTCCTTAGCTATTTAATGTATTTTTTGACTGGATTCCTTATCGCAACAATCAAGAGCAACAAACGACCATCGGATGTAGTTTGTTTACTCTTATTATTCGTCGCATTATTTTTCACAAAACATGCTTATAATACAACAACACCACTCTACATGTTTATCATATTCTACACAATTAAGAGCGGTTGTGACTACTTTGGTCTATTGACTTCACTGCCAGTTACTATGTTAGGAACCTGTAGTTTTTCTCTCTATTTAGTACATGGTATTACTCAAACCGTGTCTAAACACTATTTATACAGCGCTGGGAATTATCTATGGCAGGCATGTGCAATTATTGCATCAGGGATTATTGCACCAGTCATGTACAAATATGTTGAGAGTCGCTTCATCGCTCATAAGCCACAACAACGGGAACTCGCATCTTGA
- the fieF gene encoding CDF family cation-efflux transporter FieF (FieF, a metal efflux transporter, is a member of the CDF (cation diffusion facilitator) family of transporters.) translates to MNQSYGRLVSRAAIAATVMASLLLLIKIFAWWYTGSVSILAALVDSLVDIAASLTNLLVVRYSLQPADDEHTFGHGKAESLAALAQSMFISGSALFLFLTGIQHLISPTPMNDPGVGVVVTIIALICTVVLVSFQRWVVKRTQSQAVRADMLHYQSDVMMNGAILVALGLAWYGWHRADALFALGIGIYILYSALRMGYDAVQSLLDRALPDEERQEIFEIVKSWPGVSGAHDLRTRQSGPTRFIQIHLEMEDNLPLVQAHVVAEQVEQAILRRFPGSDVIIHQDPCSVVPREGKRFELS, encoded by the coding sequence ATGAATCAATCCTATGGGCGGTTAGTCAGTCGGGCGGCCATTGCCGCGACAGTGATGGCGTCGCTGTTACTTTTGATCAAAATTTTTGCGTGGTGGTACACCGGGTCGGTGAGTATTCTGGCGGCACTGGTCGACTCGCTGGTGGATATCGCCGCGTCGCTCACTAACCTGTTAGTGGTGCGCTATTCGCTGCAGCCAGCGGATGATGAACATACCTTTGGTCACGGCAAGGCGGAATCCCTGGCCGCGCTGGCGCAAAGTATGTTTATTTCCGGTTCGGCGCTGTTTTTGTTTTTAACCGGTATTCAGCATCTGATTTCACCTACCCCGATGAACGATCCTGGCGTGGGGGTTGTGGTTACCATTATCGCCCTGATATGTACTGTAGTGCTGGTCTCGTTTCAGCGCTGGGTGGTGAAACGGACGCAAAGTCAGGCGGTGCGGGCAGATATGCTTCATTATCAGTCTGATGTTATGATGAACGGTGCTATTCTCGTGGCGCTCGGTCTGGCCTGGTACGGCTGGCATCGTGCGGACGCGTTGTTTGCATTGGGGATTGGCATCTATATTTTATATAGTGCATTACGCATGGGCTATGATGCAGTGCAGTCGTTACTGGATCGTGCATTACCCGATGAAGAACGTCAGGAAATTTTTGAAATCGTGAAATCATGGCCCGGCGTCAGTGGTGCTCACGATCTCCGTACGCGGCAGTCAGGGCCGACCCGCTTTATTCAGATTCATTTGGAAATGGAAGATAATCTGCCGCTCGTTCAGGCGCATGTTGTGGCTGAACAGGTAGAGCAGGCGATTTTACGGCGTTTTCCGGGATCCGATGTCATTATCCATCAGGACCCGTGTTCTGTCGTCCCCAGGGAAGGCAAAAGGTTTGAGCTTTCGTAA
- the pfkA gene encoding 6-phosphofructokinase produces the protein MIKKIGVLTSGGDAPGMNAAIRGVVRAALTEGLEVMGVYDGYLGLYEDRMVQLDRYSVSDMINRGGTFLGSARFPEFRDENVRAVAIENLKKRGIDALVVIGGDGSYMGAKRLTEMGFPCIGLPGTIDNDIKGTDYTIGYFTALGTVVEAIDRLRDTSSSHQRISIVEVMGRYCGDLTLAAAIAGGCEFVVVPEVEFSRDDLVNEIKAGIAKGKKHAIVAITEHMCDVDELAHYIEKETGRETRATVLGHIQRGGSPVPYDRILASRMGSYAIELLLEGHGGRCVGIQNEKLVHHDIIDAIENMQRPFKGDWLDCAKKLY, from the coding sequence ATGATTAAGAAAATCGGTGTGTTGACAAGCGGCGGTGATGCGCCGGGCATGAACGCAGCAATCCGTGGTGTGGTGCGCGCAGCACTGACGGAAGGACTGGAAGTCATGGGTGTTTATGATGGCTACCTGGGTCTGTACGAAGACCGTATGGTGCAGCTTGACCGTTACAGCGTGTCCGACATGATTAACCGCGGTGGTACCTTCCTGGGTTCCGCACGCTTCCCGGAGTTCCGTGACGAAAACGTCCGCGCCGTGGCTATCGAAAACCTGAAAAAACGCGGTATCGACGCGCTGGTGGTGATCGGCGGTGACGGTTCTTACATGGGTGCAAAACGCCTGACTGAAATGGGCTTCCCGTGCATCGGTTTGCCTGGCACCATCGATAACGATATCAAAGGCACCGACTACACCATTGGTTACTTTACGGCGCTGGGCACCGTGGTTGAAGCGATTGACCGTCTGCGCGATACCTCATCTTCTCACCAGCGTATTTCTATCGTTGAAGTGATGGGCCGTTACTGTGGCGACCTGACTCTGGCAGCGGCGATTGCGGGTGGTTGTGAGTTCGTTGTGGTACCGGAAGTGGAATTCAGCCGGGACGATCTGGTCAATGAAATCAAAGCGGGCATCGCGAAGGGCAAGAAGCACGCTATCGTGGCGATCACTGAGCACATGTGCGACGTAGACGAACTGGCGCATTACATCGAGAAAGAGACGGGCCGTGAAACCCGTGCGACCGTACTGGGCCACATCCAGCGCGGCGGTTCTCCGGTGCCTTACGACCGCATCCTGGCTTCCCGTATGGGTTCTTACGCCATTGAACTGCTGCTGGAAGGTCACGGTGGTCGTTGCGTCGGTATTCAGAACGAAAAACTGGTTCACCATGACATCATCGACGCTATCGAAAACATGCAGCGTCCGTTCAAAGGTGACTGGCTGGATTGCGCGAAGAAACTGTACTGA
- a CDS encoding sulfate ABC transporter substrate-binding protein, whose amino-acid sequence MNKWGVGLTLLLASSGVLAKDIQLLNVSYDPTRELYEQYNKAFSAHWKQETGDNVVIRQSHGGSGKQATSVINGIEADVVTLALAYDVDAIAERGRIDKNWIKRLPDNSAPYTSTIVFLVRKGNPKQIHDWNDLVKPGVSVITPNPKSSGGARWNYLAAWGYALHHNNGDQAKAQDFVKALFKNVEVLDSGARGSTNTFVERGIGDVLIAWENEALLATNELGKDKFEIVTPSESILAEPTVSVVDKVTEKKGTQAVAEAYLKYLYSPEGQEIAAKNYYRPRDAEVAKKYENAFPKLKLFTIDEVFGGWTKAQKEHFSNGGTFDQISKR is encoded by the coding sequence ATGAACAAATGGGGCGTGGGGTTAACTTTGCTGCTGGCATCCAGCGGCGTTCTGGCAAAGGATATTCAATTACTGAACGTGTCTTACGATCCAACGCGTGAGCTGTACGAGCAGTACAACAAAGCGTTTAGCGCACACTGGAAGCAAGAGACGGGCGATAACGTGGTGATTCGTCAGTCGCACGGCGGGTCGGGCAAACAGGCCACCTCGGTGATTAACGGTATCGAAGCGGATGTGGTGACGCTGGCGCTGGCCTATGATGTTGATGCGATTGCCGAGCGCGGTCGTATTGATAAAAACTGGATCAAACGCCTGCCTGACAACTCTGCGCCTTATACCTCCACCATTGTGTTCCTGGTTCGCAAAGGCAACCCGAAGCAAATTCATGACTGGAACGATCTGGTTAAACCTGGCGTCTCTGTGATCACCCCTAACCCGAAAAGTTCCGGCGGCGCTCGCTGGAACTACCTGGCGGCGTGGGGCTATGCGCTGCACCATAACAACGGCGATCAGGCGAAAGCCCAGGATTTCGTGAAGGCGCTGTTTAAAAACGTTGAAGTGCTGGACTCCGGCGCGCGCGGCTCCACCAATACCTTCGTGGAACGCGGCATCGGCGACGTGCTGATCGCCTGGGAGAACGAAGCGCTGCTGGCGACCAATGAACTGGGCAAAGATAAGTTCGAAATCGTGACGCCGAGCGAATCCATTCTGGCTGAGCCAACGGTCTCCGTCGTGGATAAAGTGACCGAGAAGAAAGGTACCCAGGCCGTGGCGGAAGCCTACCTGAAGTATCTCTACTCACCGGAAGGTCAGGAGATCGCGGCGAAAAACTACTACCGTCCGCGCGATGCAGAAGTGGCGAAGAAATACGAAAATGCGTTTCCGAAACTGAAGCTCTTCACCATTGATGAG